gcagagtttggggtgctgcaggcagagcttagggtgctgcaggcagagctcggggtgctgcaggcagagtttggggtgctgcaggcagagcccgggatgctgcaggcagagcttagggtgctgcaggcagagctcagggtgctgcaggcagagcttagggtgctgcaggcagagtttggggtgctgcaggcagagttcggggtgctgcaggcagagcccgggatgctgcaggcagagtTTGGGGTGCTTCAGGCAGAGTTCggggtgctgcaggcagagcttagggtgctgcaggcagagctcgGGGTGCTGCGGCGATAGCATTGGGGCTgctggggtttggggacatccAGCTGTGAAGGGTGCCGCTCTGCACCAGCGGGGCTGGCGGCCACCATGCAGGAGCCGAGTACAACGCAGCATCACGGCCAGAGCTGCTGCCGGAGTCCTCTGGATGTGCCCCAGGCCATGGTGGCCCCGTGGCTCAGCCCGTTTGGggctcttctccagcctgggaGGGTTGCTCTGATGCCTGCACGCTCCCGGCACGTGGTGATGGGCAGCGACGGTGGTGGTTGATTGGCCCCATAGGGAGTGGGGTTGCTGGTCCTCACGGCaccttttggggtccccagcgCTGCGGTGCTGGTGTGGCCCAACCCAGAAGGAGACCTGGGTGCCCCATGGGGCAGCGCTCCTTAACGAGGCTGTTTACCAGGAGCCTAATGAGCTCAAGCATGGGGTCCCGGAGGGGTGAGACGGGGGGTTCCTCAGCACTGGGTGCCACAGGGGAAGGGGGAGTTAGAGCTCCTCAGCACTCCAGGACAGGATTTCCCAAGATTGGAGCTGAGCGTGGCTCCCGTGGGGTGCAGAGATGTGGGGTTGTGCTTCCTTCCAGCCAGGACACCGGGAGCACCGCCTGCCGCTGCCCACCCTGATGTGGAGCTCGGTGCGCGCTGGCGTCGCAGCCCTGCGTCCTGCACGGAGTTAATTGCAATTTTTCTCCTTGGGGCCATTTCTTTAATAAcaatcttttttctcttctccccacacctcccccttccccctcaccTCACCTTTTCCCACCACATCAAAGAGCGAAGATGAAAGGTCCCGGTGGAGCAAGGGTGGCTGCCTCAGCACCTTGCTGGCACAGCAGTTGCCCAGCGGGTGCCGGGCTGGGGAATAGCGGCTGCGCGGCAAGGGAGGTGCCGCGTGAGGCTGCGCTGCCTTCCCCACGGGTGACGAGATTGGATTTGGGTCCCCCCGTAGCCCCCCGATGCCAGTGGCAGCCCCAGGTGGGGAGAAGATGCTGCTTGGGTCCCCCTTTACCAAAGCcacctcacacacacacacggtcTTTGGTTCTCTCTTCCAACTTCTGGGGTGCCGTGGGCCCTGGCGGGGTGCCGGGGTTCCCCAAATAGTGCCGGGGGCGGTTGGGTGGGGTGGGGCATCTGCACGCGCAGCCCTGCCCGctgcctgcccagccctgcCGGGGAGACCCGGGACGCCGGCTCCACACCCGGCACTGCTCCAGTGGGGACCAGGGGACCCCAAGTGCCGGGCAAGGAGCTCGTGGGGTTGAGTTTCATAGAGTCGgaggatgggttgggttggaagggacctcaaagcccatccagtcccacttctgctatgggcagggacacctcccgctggatcaggggctccaaaccccatccaacctggcctggaacccctccagggatggggcagccaccactgctctgggcaacctgggcctccccaccttcatcgtgaagaatttcttcctaatatcgaatctaaatcttccccctccaatttaaagccatcctccCTCGTTCTaccactccaggcccttggaaaaagcccctcctcagctctcctggagcccctttcagcactggaaggtcactctaaggtctcctcggagccttctcttctccaggatgaacaaccccaactctctcagcctgtcctcggacgggaggtgctccagccctcggagCTAGCACGAGGTGAAGGATCCTGAGCTGGAGCAACGTACCACGCACAGCCCAGCCGCGTGTGCCGGGATCATGGAATCCTGGAATGctttgcgttggaagggacctcaaagcccatccagttccaccccttccATCagcagcgacacctcccactggctcaggggggtgttccaagccccatcaaGGATGCTCCATCCATGTCCCAGGGGAGGAGAGTGGGGGGCTGCACCGACACCGCTGCTGAGCCGCGCGGTGGAGCAAGATCCGGTTGGGGTCTAATGCTGTTGGTGCTGAGCCAACACCTCGCAGCGCGGGCTCCTAATTAATTGGCAGGAGCAGTGGGGTCAGCGCCACGGCGAGGATTACGGCAGCCGGGATTGCCATCGGTCACGGATTAGGAGCCAACAGAGCCTCTCCTGAGTGGATCTGAGGGATTGCCGCTCCTAATCAATGTAAATGAGGCTCCCCCAGGGCCACCCTTTACGGCATTAACGAACTAACGGGATTAGCGAGAGCAGGGGGAGAAATCCTCTCCCTGAGCATCTACGACGCgtggcggtggtggtggtgggctggcagcaggagccACGCTGGAGCCCTGTGCCCCTCACCCTGCACCCAGGGCTGTGCCGAGAGGACCACAGGCTGCATCCTGCAAGGTCCTCAGTGCCTGTGGGACCCTGGTGTCCATCAGCCCCTTGGCCacgtctgtctgtccatcctgCTGCATCCGTTCTCTCCTCGTAGTCACTGACGTGTTGCCAGCAGCATCATCTTGTACCAACCGCCCTACACCCAGGGCTGTGCCGAGAGGACCACAGGCTGCATCCTGCAAGGTCCTCAGTGCCTGTGGGACCCTGGTGTCCATCAGCCCCTTGGCCacgtctgtctgtccatcctgCTGCATCCGTTCTCTCCTCGTAGTCACTGACGTGTTGCCAGCAGCATCATCTTGTACCAACCGCCCTAcacccagggctgtgctgagagGACCACGGGCTGCATCCTGCAGGGTCTTCAGTGCCTGCAGGACCTTGGTGTCCATCAGCCCCTTGGCCacatctgtctgtccatcctgCTGCGTCCGTTCTCTCCTCGTAGTCACTGACGTGTTGCCAGCAGCATCATCTTGTACCAACCACCCTACACCCAGGGCTGTGCCGAGAGGACCACGGGCTGCATCCCCAGTGCCTGTGAGACCTTGGTGTCCATCAGCCCCATCGCTGGCTCAGTCTGTCTGTCCTGCTATGTCTGTCCCCTCCTCATAGTCACTGGCATGTTCCCAGCAGGACCCAGAAACACCGTTTCGTGCCCCCACACTCTCGTAGGAGTCCCACCCATGCCACCCCGGGCAGCCAGTGCCCCCCGAGACTGATGCCGCGCTGTGGATCCACGGAGCTGAGGTTGCCCGGGTTGGGGGTGCTGGTGAGGTTGAGCAGGGGGGATACCACAGCCCCCCGAGTTGTTGCTCTGTGTCTTGCCCGTTCTCCAGCCTCTGGGTGCCtttggaggaggtgggagaCGGTGTTGGAGAAGGCACAGAGGGTGCCCCtgacttcccccccccccccccttttctccccattcccttgCAGCCTGCGGCGAGAGGGCTACACGGTGCAGGTGAATGTCAACGATTACCTGGACATCTACTGCCCACATTACAACGCCTCGGTGCCGGAGCACCGGCTGGAGCAGTACGTGCTCTACATGGTGAACGCGGAGGGCTACCGCACCTGCAACACCAGCCAGGGCTTCAAGCGTTGGGAGTGCAACCGGCCCCAcgcgccccacagccccatcaaGTTCTCGGAGAAGTTCCAACGCTACAGCGCCTTCTCGTTGGGCTACGAGTTCCGCGCGGGGCAGGAGTACTACTACATCTGTATGTGGGGCGCGCTGGggtgggacccccccccccatgcaAGTTCCACCTCATCTCCAGATGGGTCCCCTGCATCCCACTGCATCTGATCCCACTGCACCGCATCATCCTGTTGGGTCCCTCTGCATCCTCACGCAGCCCCTGCATCCCACTCCAAGTGATCCCCTTGCTCCGCACCACCCTGTTGGCCCCCTCTGCACCCTCATCCTGGCCAGGACCCCCCAATACCCAAGCCATGCAGCTCATGCCCCCTGCACCCCGTCCCTAGCAGGGTGGAGGCAGCCTTCCCCCCCTCCAAAGTGGGCACTCTGAGCTCAGGGATGGGGGTGTGAGGACaattgggggtgcagggggggtgtGGGGTGATGCGGGGGTGATATGGGGGtgtggggaaagagagggatgcgggggagcaggatgggaaTGTGGGTGCGGGCGTTGATGGAGGATGGGGTTTCCTGCTGATGTAGGATTGAGGTGCTGGGGTGCTGCTGACGCAGGACAGGGGTGCAGGATTGAGGTGCTGAGGTGCTGCTGATGCAGGACAGGGATTCAGGGTGCAAGACTGAGATGCTGAGGCAGGGCTGATGCAGGACaggggtgcagggtgcaggaTTGAGGTGCTGAAGCGGTGCTGCTGATGCAGGACAGGGGTGCAGGATTGAGGTGCTGAAGTGCTGCTGATGCAGGACAGGAGTGCAGGGTGCAGGATTGAGGTGCTGAGGTGCTGCTGATGCAGGACAGGAGTGCAGGATTGAGGTGCTGAGGTGCTGCTGATGCAGGACAGGAATGCAGGGTGCAGGATTGAGGTGCTGGGGTGCTGCTGATGCAGGACaggggtgcagggtgcaggaTTGAGGTGCTGCAGCGATGCTGCTGATGCAGGACaggggtgcagggtgcaggaCTGAGGTGCTGCAGCGATGCTGCTGATGCAGGACTGAGGATGCAGGGTGCTGATGCAGCTGCAGGTTCAGGATGCAGGATGGGGGTGCTGCCACATCCTCCCCCTGCCCCgagcacccccagacccctccaTGCCCAGGGGTGCCCGGGATGGGGGTCACCCGCTGCggagcccccccccagcccactCTTGCCCTTGCAGCCACGCCGACGCACAACCACCGCCGGGCCTGCCTCAAGATGAAGGTGTTCGTGTGCTGCGCCTCCAGTGAGTACCCACGCCCGAGCGGGGGGCTGCGGCGAGAGGGGGGCGGCATGGCCTGCGGGGGGGTCTCCAtcctcccccatcccttctgGAAGGGGCTGCGGCGCAAGGGGGGCAACGAGCGTGACacccccagcactcccaggtccCCTGTCCCTTTCCAGCTCCCCTATCCCTCCCAGGTCCCCCATTCTTTCCAGGTGCCCCATCCCTCCTGgtttccccatccctcctgggtcccccatccctcctggtttccccatccctcctgggtCCCCCATCCTTCCCAagtcccccatccctcctgggttctccatccttcccaggttctccatctctcctggatcccccatccctcctgggctctccatccttcccaggttctccatctctcctggatcccccatccctcctggcttctccatccttcccaggtgccccatccctcctggatcccccatccctcctggcttctccatccttcccaggttctccttccctcctggatcccccatccctcctggcttctccatccttcccaggtgccccatccctcctggatcccccatccctcctggcttctccatccttcccaggttctccttccctcctggatcccccatccctcctgggttctccatccttcccaggttctccatccctcctggatcccccatccctcctggcttctccatccttcccaaGTTCTCCATCCGTTCTGGGTCCCCCCATCCTTCCCAGGTCCCCCATCCTTCCCAGGTCCCCTATCCCTCCTGGgctctccatccttcccaggttctccttccctcctggatcccccatccctcctggcttctccatccttcccaaGTTCTCCAATCCTCCTGGGTCCCCCATCCCTTCCGGGTCCCTCATCCCTTCCAGGTCCCCCATCCTTCCCAgatccccatccctcctggcGAGGCTGCAGCCAGGGATCATgatcccaccaccaccccctctctccctctcgCAGCGTCGCATTCCGGGGAGAAGCTGGCACCCACCCTGCCGCAGTTCACCCTGCGGCCCGAGGTGAAGATCGAGGATCTGGGTGAGTTGGGCAGAACCCCTGATCCCGCAGCGCCGCGTCCCCCCAGCCGCCGCCCACGGGGCACCCCCAGCCACAGGGTTGGGGTTTGGTGCCACCTTGGTGCCATCCTCACCCTTTCATTCTTCCCCGTAGAAAACTTCAACCCGGAGATGCccaagctggagaagagcatCAGTGGCACCAGTCCCAAGCGGGAACACTTGCCCCTCGCCGTGGCCGCTGCGCTCTTCCTCATGACGTTGTTGGTCTCCTAGCTTCCAGCGCCAGGGGGGGCCCGGCCAGTGCGGCTCAGCCAAGTGGGGGACCCCCCTAAAAAGTCGCCCCTCGTGAGAGCCAGTGGGGAACCAACGTGGGACTGTCCAGCTTCTCTGTTCCACCACCACCATGTCCAGAGAGCCACCGCACAGAGCAAGCGGCCGCGGCACTCGGTGATCCTGGCTGGGACTTGAGAGACCACGGCACCTGTTGATCCCAACTGGAACTGAAGAGTCCATGGCACACATTGATCCCAACTGGAACTCAGGGGGCCATGATATGTGTTGATCCCAACTGGAACTGAAGGGTCCGTGGCACACATTGATCCCAACTGGAAACGGAGGGGCCATGGCACACGTTGATCCCAACTGGAACTGAAGGGTCTGTGGCACACGTTGATCCCAACTGGAACTGAAGGGTCTGTGGCACACGTTGATTCCAACTGGCAATGGAGGGGCCATGGCACACGTTGATCCCAACTGGAACTGAAGGGTCTGTGGCACACGTTGATCCCAACTGGAACTGAAGGGTCCGTGGCACACGTTGATCCCAACTGGAAACGGAGGGGCCATGGCACACGTTGATCCTTGATGGGACTGAAGGATCCACGGTACATTCATTGATCCCAACTGGAACTCAAGTGGCCACAACACATGTTGATCCCAACTGGAACTCAAGGATCCATGGCACATACATTGATCCCAACTGGAACTGAAGGGGCCACGACACACATTGATCCCAACTGGAACTCAAGGGGCCACGACACACGTGGATCCCAGCTGGAACTGAAGGGGCCACAACACACGTTGATCCCGGCTGGAACTCAAGGGGCCATGACACACATTGATCCCAACTGGAACTCAAGGGGCCACAACACACATTGATCCCAACTGGAACTCAAGGGACCACAACACACGTTGATCCCAACTGGAACTCAAGGGACCACGACACACGTTGATCCCGGCTGGAAACTCATCCCCCCCTCCACTGTGCCCACGTCTGTGAGGATGCAGCTCGGTGCTGCCGTGTTCACCGCACCTTCTGCCAACACCGTCCCACCGAGTGCTGcccacagcccatccagttccccgTGGTTGGGATCGGTGCCGCGCTGGCGAGCCCGGTGAGGGCAGGGACGCGCGGAGCTGGGCAGCCTGTAGATACCTATCCAGAGATCTATACATACTGTACAGAGAGCGACTATATAGAGATATCTATACTGTACCATAGGCAGCGGCGCCGGCCCCGGGCTGGCTTGTACATAGTTGAACGTGTTGGATTTTCCTCGTCTTCTGTGAAGACCCGACCTATGCAAACGCACAGACactttttagggaaaaaaaaacaaaacgaaaCGAAAcgaaacggaaaaaaaaaacaaaaaacaaactcgacctttttttcaagtgctttgGCTGGTGATTTTCATATTCTGCTCttagtctattaaaaaaaaaaaaagaataaaaggatttaaaaaaaatatatataacaaaACCAATGACCACTGTCACGGCGGAATGCGGCGTTCCCGGCTCTCAGTCAGTCCCGCTCTCTGGCGTGGTTGGATCCGGCCAGGGTAGGGGTCAAGTGTTGACCTTCCCCATCGGTGCCGGGGGAACCCTGGGGGAATGTGGGGTGCTTCCCCCCATTGCCGCTCCCCGTTGACCTCCAGACACCCAATGTGGAGCATCGGGTAGGGATACGGTGCTGCCGGCAGGAGGATGATGGAGATGGTAGGCAGCAACCTTGGGTAAAGGCAGCACCGGGCTCTTGGCACCCAAGGGTGCTGGGGTGCGAGAGCACCCCGAGAAGGAGCAGGTGTAGGGGAGCCTTCGCCATCCTCGTTGGCTGCATGGAAAGAGCCACCGCGATGTCGTGATCGTATAGTGGCCTTCTGAAACCTGaagggaaagctgggaagggactttttagaagggataggatgaggggaatggctctaaattggaaggggaaagatttagattggacattagggagAAGTTCatcacaatgagggtggggaggccccggGCCaggttgtcccatccctggaggggttccaggccaggttggacaggacttggagcccctgagccagtgagGAGTGCCCCTGTCCTTGGCACAGAGTGGAACGGGGTGAcctgtaaggtcccttccaacccaaaccattctaggattctatgattctgtgtgccGGGATGGAGGGGGACGGCATTGGAATCCCCACGTCTGGCTCTGCCGGCGTGCCAGCTCTTGCCGGTGCCGGGGGAATCTGCATGTGGGGGTGCCCTTGGCTCCTCCAGCGAGACAAAGGGGTGTGTGGGGAGGGGATCCGCTGCGGGTGGGGTCACATCTTGGGGTGTTGGTGGGGCTCTGGAGGAGGGGGGTGCCCCACCGGCACCCAAAAACCCCACTGGAGCAGCTGTGTGTATCCTGACCCGACGCCCTCTGGGTTGAGGGGGGCCCCATTGCCCCCAGAAGTGGAGCAGCCGCCGTCCCTGTGAGGCGCTGGAGGGGACAGACCCGCTGCAGACACAGCCCGGGTCAGGGTGTCCCTGCGGCCGTGGCAGCGGGGTGGCCGCGCTCCCCGCACCCCAGCGGGCCATGCAGGGCGGTGGCTGAGCGTCCCACCAGCCCGGGCTTGTCTGGGTGTGGAAAGAGCTGGTGAACCTGTCAGACGGgtcctcccagtgctcccagcaggCGCTGGGTTCCCCACGGCCCCCACTCGTGCTCCAGCAGGCCTGGCCCGCTGTGGCGCTGAGGACCATGACCTGGACCTCCATCCCTGCGGTCTTGCCGTGAACACCCATCTGCTGACCCTGGGACAGCAGGACACGGCGTGGCCAGGGCCCATCTGGGGTGGTCAGAGTCTATCTGGGGTGGTCAGGGCCCATCTAGGGTGGCCAGGGTCCTTCTGGGGTGGCCAGGATCCATCTGGGGTGGCCAGGGTCCATCTAGGGTGGCCAGGGTCCTTCTGGGGTGGCCAGGATCCATCTCTGGTGGTCATGGTCCATCTGGGGTGGCCAGGGTCTATCTGGGGTGGCCAGGGTCCTTCTGGGGTGGCCAGGGTCCTTCTGGGGTGCCCAGGATCCATCTGGGGTGGCCAGGGTCCATCTGGGGTGGCCAGGGTCCATCTAGGGTGGCCAGGGTCCATCTGGGGTGGCCAGGATCCTTCTGGGGTGGCCAGGGTCCATCTAGGGTGGCCAGGGTCCTTCTGGGGTGGTCAGGGTCCATCTAGGGTGGCCAGGGTCCTTCTGGGGTGGCCAGGGTCCATCTGGGGTGGCCAGGATCCATCTAGGGTGGCCAGGGTCCTTCTGGGGTGGCCAGGGTCCATCTGGGGTGGCCAGGATCCATCTAGGGTGGCCAGGGTCCTTCTGGGGTGGCCAGGGTCCTTCTGGGGTGTCCAGGGTCCATCTAGGGTGGCCAGGATCCATCTCTGTTGGCCATGGTCCATGTGGGGTGGTCATGGTCCATCAG
This window of the Cuculus canorus isolate bCucCan1 chromosome 28, bCucCan1.pri, whole genome shotgun sequence genome carries:
- the EFNA3 gene encoding ephrin-A3 codes for the protein MAARLLVPLFPLLLLLLPGRGLPGALGNRHAVHWNSSNLHLRREGYTVQVNVNDYLDIYCPHYNASVPEHRLEQYVLYMVNAEGYRTCNTSQGFKRWECNRPHAPHSPIKFSEKFQRYSAFSLGYEFRAGQEYYYISTPTHNHRRACLKMKVFVCCASTSHSGEKLAPTLPQFTLRPEVKIEDLENFNPEMPKLEKSISGTSPKREHLPLAVAAALFLMTLLVS